Proteins encoded in a region of the uncultured Paludibaculum sp. genome:
- a CDS encoding VTT domain-containing protein has product MMLQLLGIAVATFVSEDLACIGTGVLIAQGQLGFGVGVAACMAGIFAGDLLLFLVGRLTGVAVLRWAPLARWLPEARVTQAARWLNARGLVVVFLSRFTPGLRLPTYFAAGLVRTGVWQFSVYLLLAAALWTPLLVGATVLYGDSVSRSVLGPRGHSLAVTLTVCGTAALLLRLGRGMLSFRGRRQLLGRLQRLVRWEFWPAWASYAPLVPYLLWLAWKHRSFTMFTAANPGIPTGGLFGESKSEILHPLGDAAAEFLLIRRDLEPWARMAEAECFQLLHGLDFPVVLKPDVGERGTGVVIAKSRAEMEEYLTNAPGDVIVQRYVSGLEFGVFYCRRPGEPRGRILSITEKRFPVMIGNGASSLRDLILRDDRAVCLFETYEVQCRRNMDDVPARGEQVKLVELGSHCRGAVFVDGSHLWSRALEDEIDRISKRHAGFAFGRFDLRAPTLEDFRSGRNIRVLELNGVGAEATHVYDPAVGLRAAYRVMFRQWRLAFEIGSMQWARGARPTSLGVLLRLWWERWRAEKKTPGAASRRPAWQLG; this is encoded by the coding sequence ATGATGCTCCAACTGCTGGGGATTGCCGTCGCGACCTTCGTCAGTGAAGATCTGGCGTGCATCGGTACCGGAGTGCTGATTGCACAGGGCCAACTCGGGTTTGGCGTGGGCGTGGCGGCTTGCATGGCAGGGATCTTCGCCGGTGACCTGTTGCTGTTTCTGGTCGGGCGGTTGACGGGTGTGGCTGTGCTGCGCTGGGCGCCGCTAGCTCGCTGGCTGCCTGAGGCCCGAGTGACGCAGGCGGCACGATGGCTGAACGCTCGCGGCCTGGTCGTGGTGTTCCTTAGCCGCTTCACGCCAGGGCTCCGCCTGCCGACGTACTTTGCGGCGGGCCTGGTGCGGACGGGCGTGTGGCAATTCTCGGTGTACCTTCTGCTGGCCGCCGCACTGTGGACCCCGCTGCTGGTTGGAGCCACAGTCCTGTACGGCGACAGTGTGTCCCGTTCGGTGTTGGGGCCTCGTGGGCACAGCCTGGCGGTAACCTTGACCGTTTGCGGGACCGCCGCGTTGTTGCTTCGTCTGGGCCGTGGGATGTTGAGCTTCCGTGGGCGCCGGCAGTTGCTGGGCCGCCTGCAGCGGTTGGTGCGCTGGGAGTTCTGGCCGGCGTGGGCCTCCTACGCGCCGTTGGTGCCTTACCTGCTCTGGCTCGCGTGGAAACACCGCTCCTTCACCATGTTCACGGCCGCCAATCCTGGCATCCCGACCGGTGGGCTGTTTGGTGAGTCGAAGTCGGAGATTTTGCATCCGCTCGGAGACGCGGCCGCGGAGTTTCTGTTGATCCGCCGGGACCTGGAACCCTGGGCGCGGATGGCCGAAGCGGAGTGCTTCCAGTTGCTGCATGGCCTCGACTTCCCTGTCGTGTTGAAGCCCGATGTCGGGGAACGCGGCACGGGTGTCGTGATCGCAAAGTCGCGGGCCGAGATGGAGGAGTATCTGACCAATGCGCCAGGCGACGTGATCGTGCAGCGTTACGTGTCCGGGCTCGAGTTCGGAGTTTTCTATTGCCGGCGGCCGGGCGAACCGCGCGGCAGGATCCTTTCGATTACGGAGAAGCGCTTTCCCGTCATGATCGGTAATGGCGCCAGTTCTCTCCGCGACCTGATCCTGCGGGATGATCGCGCGGTCTGTCTGTTTGAGACCTATGAGGTCCAATGCCGGCGGAACATGGACGACGTTCCCGCGCGCGGCGAGCAGGTGAAACTGGTGGAACTGGGCTCCCACTGCCGAGGCGCCGTGTTTGTGGACGGCTCGCATCTGTGGAGCCGCGCGTTGGAAGACGAGATCGACCGTATCAGTAAGCGCCACGCCGGTTTTGCTTTTGGCCGCTTTGATCTGCGTGCTCCAACCCTGGAAGATTTCCGTTCCGGCCGCAACATCCGCGTACTCGAACTGAATGGAGTGGGCGCCGAAGCGACCCACGTGTACGATCCTGCTGTCGGACTGCGCGCGGCCTACCGGGTCATGTTCCGGCAATGGAGGCTCGCGTTCGAGATAGGATCAATGCAATGGGCCAGAGGGGCGCGTCCCACGTCTTTGGGCGTACTGCTGCGGTTGTGGTGGGAGCGATGGCGGGCAGAGAAGAAGACACCGGGTGCGGCTTCGCGCCGGCCGGCGTGGCAACTGGGGTAG
- a CDS encoding methyltransferase domain-containing protein produces MQRVNRPELLDQSRIEPQALRGSLRDLACLNRLFGGTSLMLNALGRMAVQRPAREPISILDVGTGSADVPRAIARWARRKGLIVKITACDMHSQVARVAQLECADEPDIRIIQADITRLPFPTGSFDFAICSLLLHHLAESQVRTALCELRRTARHGVIVSDLVRGWLPYAGVVLATHMLSRNVITRNDGPLSVRRAYTVVEMRKLADEAGYPDLVLHSRPGFRMVGVGPGSLATAAQAATLAGTRRERDFAIQTATR; encoded by the coding sequence TTGCAGAGAGTCAACCGACCCGAACTGTTGGACCAATCGCGCATCGAGCCCCAGGCACTACGGGGCAGCTTGCGCGATTTGGCGTGTCTGAATCGCCTGTTTGGTGGCACGTCACTGATGCTCAACGCCCTGGGGCGCATGGCCGTCCAACGTCCGGCTCGCGAGCCGATTTCCATTCTGGACGTCGGGACGGGCAGTGCCGACGTGCCGCGCGCGATTGCCCGGTGGGCGCGCCGTAAGGGCCTCATCGTGAAGATTACTGCTTGCGACATGCACTCTCAGGTAGCGCGCGTCGCCCAACTGGAATGCGCCGACGAGCCTGACATCCGCATCATCCAGGCAGACATCACCCGGCTGCCGTTCCCCACCGGGAGCTTCGACTTCGCAATCTGTTCCCTGCTACTGCATCATCTGGCAGAGTCCCAGGTGCGTACTGCTCTTTGCGAGTTGCGCCGGACGGCCCGCCACGGCGTCATCGTGAGCGACCTCGTACGCGGCTGGCTGCCCTACGCAGGTGTTGTGCTGGCGACTCACATGCTCAGCCGCAATGTGATTACGCGGAACGACGGTCCTCTCAGTGTGCGGCGTGCCTACACGGTTGTGGAAATGCGGAAGTTGGCCGATGAGGCGGGGTACCCGGACCTCGTGCTGCACAGCCGTCCGGGCTTTCGGATGGTGGGTGTTGGGCCGGGCAGTCTGGCCACCGCGGCTCAGGCCGCCACGCTGGCCGGCACACGCCGCGAACGCGACTTCGCAATCCAGACAGCCACGCGATAG
- a CDS encoding protein-methionine-sulfoxide reductase heme-binding subunit MsrQ: MKRIVSSRWTKLVVFLTSLAPLMLLVWRFLHDDLGANPLEFITHATGDWTLRFLVFTLAVTPLRKLLNLPDLIRFRRMLGLYAFFYGSLHLTTYLWFDKFFDWAGIVKDVAIRPYITIGMLGLLAMIPLALTSTAGWIRRMGGKRWQMLHRLTYVSMVAGVIHYYWLVKLDVTKPLFYAGLAAVLLLYRVAVWIAKSRSRRVPASVAA, translated from the coding sequence ATGAAGCGCATCGTCTCCAGCCGCTGGACCAAGCTCGTGGTGTTTCTCACGAGCCTGGCCCCCCTTATGCTGCTCGTCTGGCGTTTCCTCCACGACGATTTGGGCGCCAATCCGCTGGAGTTCATCACGCATGCGACCGGTGACTGGACCCTGCGATTCCTGGTCTTCACGCTGGCCGTCACGCCATTGCGCAAACTCCTCAACCTGCCCGATCTCATTCGCTTCCGCCGCATGCTGGGCCTGTATGCGTTCTTCTATGGATCCCTGCACCTGACGACGTACCTGTGGTTCGACAAGTTCTTTGACTGGGCAGGCATCGTCAAGGATGTGGCCATTCGTCCCTACATCACCATCGGCATGCTCGGATTGCTGGCGATGATACCGCTCGCCCTCACCTCGACGGCAGGCTGGATCCGCCGCATGGGCGGCAAGCGCTGGCAGATGCTGCACCGGTTGACTTACGTCAGCATGGTCGCCGGCGTGATTCACTACTACTGGCTGGTGAAGCTCGATGTGACCAAGCCTCTCTTCTATGCGGGCCTGGCGGCTGTTCTTCTGCTCTATCGCGTGGCTGTCTGGATTGCGAAGTCGCGTTCGCGGCGTGTGCCGGCCAGCGTGGCGGCCTGA
- the msrP gene encoding protein-methionine-sulfoxide reductase catalytic subunit MsrP — translation MIIKSRQSSELRYSQVTPKEQYLNRRRFLSAGSLALGALALPSQSALAGAKLDGVVKSKYTLSDKLTPYKDITTYNNFYEFGVDKSDPAENARNFRTSPWIVSVEGDVAKPKKFDLSEILKIAPLEERIYRHRCVEAWSMVVPWIGFPLSALLKLVEPTAKAKYVAFQSLYDPRQMPHARAIEFPYLEGLRLDEAMNPLTILSVGLYGEVLPNQNGAPLRLTVPWKYGFKGIKSINRIRLVGGQPSTSWNLMAAREYGFYSNVNPNVDHPRWSQAKERRIGEFFKRDTLMFNGYGDQVAGLYSGLDLKKNY, via the coding sequence ATGATCATCAAGTCCAGGCAGTCCAGCGAACTTCGCTATTCTCAGGTGACGCCGAAGGAGCAGTATCTCAACCGGCGCCGCTTTCTTTCGGCCGGCTCATTGGCGCTTGGGGCGCTCGCGCTGCCCAGCCAGAGCGCTCTGGCCGGCGCCAAGCTCGATGGTGTGGTGAAGAGCAAGTACACGCTCAGCGACAAGCTCACGCCTTACAAGGACATAACGACCTACAACAATTTCTACGAGTTCGGCGTGGACAAGAGCGACCCGGCGGAGAACGCTCGCAACTTCCGCACGTCGCCCTGGATCGTCTCGGTGGAAGGCGATGTCGCCAAGCCCAAGAAGTTCGACCTCAGCGAGATTCTCAAGATTGCTCCGCTGGAAGAGCGCATTTACCGCCACCGCTGCGTCGAGGCCTGGTCGATGGTAGTGCCGTGGATCGGATTCCCCCTCAGCGCCCTGCTCAAGCTGGTGGAGCCAACGGCCAAGGCAAAGTACGTTGCTTTCCAAAGTCTCTACGATCCACGCCAGATGCCTCATGCGCGCGCTATCGAGTTCCCCTATCTGGAGGGGTTGCGTTTGGACGAGGCCATGAATCCGCTCACTATCCTGAGCGTCGGCCTGTACGGCGAAGTACTGCCCAATCAGAATGGCGCGCCGCTGCGGTTGACGGTCCCGTGGAAGTATGGCTTCAAGGGCATTAAGTCCATCAACCGCATTCGTCTGGTGGGCGGCCAACCCTCCACGAGCTGGAACCTGATGGCTGCGCGCGAGTACGGCTTCTACTCCAACGTGAATCCGAACGTCGACCATCCCCGCTGGTCTCAGGCAAAAGAGCGCCGCATAGGGGAGTTCTTCAAGCGCGACACCCTCATGTTCAATGGCTATGGCGACCAGGTGGCCGGCCTCTACAGCGGCCTGGATCTGAAGAAGAACTACTAA
- a CDS encoding GNAT family N-acyltransferase, which translates to MISALLPLPAPVLGLASRIFAIDQVEEIYGTLRTQDDGRPFLDRLLAELEITCTVCDRDLAHVPRSGPAVFVANHPFGILEGAVIATVLQRIRRDVRLLANGILGIFPEVRDLLLSVDPMGGAERRNSVPLRRALEFLRGGGLLVVFPAGEVSHFQWSRGDVSDPEWNPAITRMIEICARHGVNVPVVPAYVHGGNSLLFQAAGVVHPRLRTALLARELFNKRRHRVDLRIGAAINSSKLLSIEGAVERTAYLRWRTYLLANRQAFKPRTALPHRAGVHRRALAPLATPVDAGQLAAEIDALPPESRLASTGDLSAYIAPAHQIPGVLKELGRLREKTFRAAGEGTGRSCDLDAFDKHYLHLFVWHSQRRELVGAYRLAATDQRLGNDGLYTASLFRYGQSFLDRLGPALELGRSFVREEYQRGFAPLLLLWKGIGKYVAKNPRYRTLFGPVSISNSYQALSRELMVSFLEKHASLRDWMGLVTERHPFCRSTRGAAFPNSGFDVDDLSEVVSDIEPTGAGIPVLLRQYLKLGGKLLGFNVDPEFSDALDGLILVDLTRTEPKLLHRYLGGPEAAAFLEYQKGQHGTL; encoded by the coding sequence GTGATCTCAGCGCTCCTGCCCCTCCCGGCGCCAGTTCTGGGGCTGGCGTCACGGATCTTCGCCATCGATCAGGTGGAAGAGATCTACGGCACGCTGCGAACCCAGGACGACGGCCGCCCATTCCTCGACCGCCTGCTGGCCGAGCTCGAGATCACCTGTACGGTGTGCGATCGCGACCTGGCACACGTTCCTCGTTCCGGTCCGGCTGTGTTCGTGGCGAACCATCCTTTCGGCATCCTGGAGGGCGCCGTGATTGCCACGGTGCTGCAACGAATCCGCCGGGATGTTCGGTTGCTGGCCAACGGAATTCTGGGCATCTTTCCAGAGGTGCGCGATCTTCTGCTCTCTGTGGACCCCATGGGCGGGGCCGAGCGGCGCAACTCCGTACCCCTGCGCCGGGCGCTCGAATTTCTGCGGGGCGGCGGGCTGCTGGTAGTCTTCCCAGCCGGTGAGGTCTCACACTTCCAGTGGAGTCGCGGCGACGTTAGCGACCCGGAGTGGAACCCTGCCATCACGCGCATGATCGAGATCTGCGCGCGACACGGCGTCAATGTGCCCGTTGTGCCGGCTTACGTCCATGGTGGCAACAGTCTGCTGTTTCAGGCGGCAGGCGTCGTGCATCCGCGGTTGCGCACTGCCCTGCTGGCCCGCGAGCTCTTCAACAAACGGCGGCATCGCGTGGACCTGCGCATCGGCGCCGCCATCAACTCCTCCAAACTGTTGTCCATCGAAGGCGCGGTGGAGCGCACCGCTTACCTGCGCTGGCGCACTTACCTCCTGGCCAATCGACAGGCCTTCAAGCCGCGCACCGCGCTGCCTCATCGCGCCGGAGTTCACCGGAGAGCACTGGCTCCGCTCGCGACGCCAGTAGACGCGGGCCAACTCGCCGCCGAGATCGACGCCCTGCCACCCGAGTCCCGCCTCGCCTCCACCGGCGATCTGTCCGCCTACATTGCGCCCGCGCACCAGATTCCGGGTGTCTTGAAGGAGTTGGGCCGCCTGCGCGAGAAGACGTTCCGGGCTGCCGGGGAAGGTACGGGCCGGAGCTGCGATCTGGATGCATTCGACAAGCACTACCTGCATCTCTTCGTATGGCACAGCCAGCGGCGCGAACTGGTAGGGGCTTACCGCCTGGCCGCAACCGACCAGCGGCTTGGCAACGACGGCCTCTATACGGCATCGCTCTTCCGGTACGGACAGTCCTTCCTCGACAGACTCGGTCCGGCGCTGGAACTGGGTCGCAGTTTCGTGCGCGAGGAGTATCAGAGAGGCTTTGCCCCGCTGCTCTTGTTATGGAAGGGCATCGGCAAATATGTGGCGAAGAACCCGCGCTACAGGACGTTGTTTGGCCCCGTAAGCATCAGCAACAGCTATCAGGCACTATCCCGCGAGTTGATGGTCTCGTTCCTTGAGAAGCACGCCTCTTTGCGCGATTGGATGGGTCTGGTTACTGAGCGCCATCCCTTCTGCCGCTCGACGCGCGGCGCGGCCTTCCCGAACAGTGGCTTCGATGTCGACGATCTTTCCGAGGTCGTCTCCGATATTGAACCCACCGGCGCGGGCATCCCCGTATTGCTGCGCCAATATCTGAAGCTGGGCGGCAAGCTTCTTGGATTCAACGTCGATCCCGAGTTCTCGGACGCTCTCGATGGGTTGATCCTCGTCGATCTGACGCGCACCGAACCCAAGCTGCTGCATCGCTACCTGGGCGGCCCGGAAGCCGCCGCATTTCTCGAATACCAGAAAGGGCAACATGGAACACTCTAG
- a CDS encoding Rieske 2Fe-2S domain-containing protein, which produces MSLQYTAVGWNRQKKIYDSVLTACVAGYLSAFVGLGATLHPNATIETLLIRALGTLALLMLHVVLCIGPLCRLEPRFLPLLYNRRHLGVSMFFVALAHGTFSLVQFHAFGDRSPLVSLFTSNTRYGNLAQFPFQSLGAAALLILFLMAATSHDFWLRNLSAPAWKRLHMAVYLAYFLLIAHVVLGALQSETSPLLAATLALGMVLVTGLHVAAAGRERRVDKARLAAADDGFIDVCDLTTIPEKRARIVSLSGERIAIFKYDGRVSAISNVCQHQNGPLGEGRIVDGCITCPWHGYQYRPDTGASPPPFTEKVPVFRAQVVGTRVFVHPQPLPPGERVQPACFPIVRSKEPA; this is translated from the coding sequence ATGAGCCTGCAGTACACGGCGGTGGGCTGGAACCGCCAGAAGAAGATCTACGACTCGGTCCTGACGGCGTGTGTCGCCGGATACCTATCGGCCTTCGTGGGCCTCGGGGCCACGCTCCATCCGAATGCCACCATCGAGACGCTCCTCATCCGCGCCCTGGGCACGCTGGCGTTGTTGATGCTGCATGTGGTCCTGTGCATCGGGCCGCTATGCCGGCTGGAGCCGCGGTTTCTTCCCTTGCTCTACAACCGCAGGCATCTGGGCGTGTCGATGTTCTTTGTGGCCCTGGCGCACGGCACCTTCTCGCTCGTTCAGTTCCACGCCTTCGGGGACCGCTCGCCGTTGGTCAGCCTCTTTACCTCGAACACACGCTATGGAAACCTGGCCCAATTTCCGTTTCAGTCGCTGGGCGCGGCCGCGCTGCTCATCCTCTTCCTGATGGCCGCCACCAGTCACGACTTCTGGCTCCGGAACCTTTCGGCACCAGCCTGGAAGCGGCTGCACATGGCGGTGTACCTGGCCTACTTCCTGCTGATCGCGCACGTCGTCCTGGGAGCGCTGCAATCGGAGACAAGCCCATTGCTGGCGGCGACGCTGGCCCTTGGCATGGTTCTCGTCACCGGACTTCACGTCGCGGCAGCCGGACGGGAACGGCGCGTTGACAAGGCCCGATTGGCGGCCGCGGATGATGGGTTCATCGATGTCTGCGATCTGACAACCATCCCCGAGAAACGGGCTCGCATCGTATCGCTATCCGGAGAACGCATCGCCATCTTTAAGTACGACGGACGGGTGTCGGCCATCTCCAATGTCTGCCAGCACCAGAACGGACCACTGGGTGAGGGCCGCATCGTCGACGGCTGCATCACCTGTCCGTGGCATGGCTATCAGTACCGGCCCGATACCGGAGCCTCCCCACCGCCGTTTACGGAGAAGGTACCGGTCTTTCGGGCGCAGGTGGTAGGCACCCGCGTTTTCGTCCATCCACAGCCGCTGCCTCCGGGCGAACGAGTGCAGCCGGCCTGCTTTCCGATCGTCCGGTCGAAGGAGCCCGCATGA
- a CDS encoding SDR family NAD(P)-dependent oxidoreductase translates to MQLSGKIVLITGAKGGLGSHVTNAFLSAGAQVAGVSRSIKDADFSSPSFRAFAAELSTAENARQLVASVVERHGRIDAMIHLMGGYAGGQSVVDTGDDTFEHLLDLNLRSLFHMVRAVLPPMRANGSGRILAIGSRAAVEPLAMAGAYSASKAAMVALMSAVAKENQGTGIAANVILPGAIDTAANRAAMPGADPSKWVRPEQIADLLVYLVNDQSSQLSGAVIPFYGADL, encoded by the coding sequence ATGCAGCTTTCCGGCAAGATCGTACTCATCACGGGGGCCAAGGGCGGCCTGGGCTCTCACGTCACCAACGCCTTTCTCAGCGCGGGCGCACAAGTGGCCGGAGTCTCGCGCTCCATCAAGGATGCGGACTTTTCCAGCCCGTCGTTTCGGGCCTTCGCAGCAGAGCTCTCCACAGCGGAGAACGCTCGCCAGCTTGTTGCCAGCGTAGTGGAGCGGCACGGACGGATCGACGCCATGATCCATCTGATGGGCGGCTATGCCGGCGGACAGAGCGTCGTCGACACCGGTGACGACACGTTCGAGCACCTGCTCGACCTGAATCTCCGCTCACTGTTCCACATGGTGCGTGCGGTTTTGCCGCCGATGCGGGCGAACGGGTCCGGCCGCATTCTCGCCATCGGCAGCCGCGCCGCGGTCGAACCGCTGGCCATGGCCGGCGCCTATTCCGCCTCGAAGGCGGCCATGGTCGCACTCATGAGCGCCGTGGCGAAGGAGAACCAGGGCACCGGTATCGCGGCCAACGTGATTCTGCCGGGCGCCATCGATACGGCGGCGAATCGCGCGGCCATGCCCGGGGCCGATCCTTCGAAATGGGTGCGGCCTGAGCAGATTGCCGATCTCCTGGTCTATCTCGTCAACGACCAGTCGTCCCAACTCAGTGGCGCCGTGATCCCTTTCTACGGCGCGGACCTCTAG
- a CDS encoding glucose 1-dehydrogenase: MPRLIGKNVLITGASSGIGQAIAVRFAQEGANVAINYRTGPEQAEATEVLVSEACMTARESGCKDLVVQADISKEDQVRTMFASVVEAFGSIDVLINNAGIQKPCATHDIELSDFDRVLGVNLRGAFLCSREAIRHFLSRGGGGVILNNSSVHEIIPKPKYLPYSISKGGMENLTKTMALEYASQGIRVNAVGPGAVVTPINSAWIDNPKARMDVESHIPMGRAARAEEIASVFAFLASDDASYITGQTIFACGGLTLYPEFRVAWSSGE; the protein is encoded by the coding sequence ATGCCACGACTCATTGGAAAGAACGTGCTCATCACCGGCGCCTCCTCCGGCATCGGCCAGGCCATCGCGGTGCGCTTCGCACAGGAAGGCGCCAACGTTGCCATTAACTACAGAACAGGTCCCGAGCAGGCCGAGGCGACGGAGGTACTGGTCAGCGAAGCGTGCATGACAGCGCGTGAATCGGGCTGCAAGGATCTGGTCGTCCAGGCCGACATCTCCAAGGAAGACCAGGTGCGAACCATGTTCGCCAGCGTGGTTGAGGCCTTCGGCTCCATTGATGTACTGATCAACAACGCCGGCATTCAGAAACCATGCGCCACCCACGATATCGAGCTCTCGGATTTCGATCGTGTTCTCGGCGTGAATCTGCGTGGAGCGTTCCTCTGCTCACGCGAAGCAATCCGGCACTTCCTATCGCGTGGCGGTGGGGGTGTGATCCTGAACAACTCCAGCGTCCACGAGATCATCCCCAAGCCCAAGTACCTGCCGTACTCCATCAGCAAGGGCGGCATGGAGAACCTCACAAAAACCATGGCTCTTGAGTATGCCAGCCAGGGGATTCGCGTGAACGCCGTAGGACCGGGCGCCGTCGTCACACCCATCAACAGCGCCTGGATCGACAACCCGAAGGCGCGGATGGACGTCGAGAGCCACATCCCGATGGGCCGTGCCGCCCGGGCGGAAGAGATCGCCTCGGTCTTCGCATTCCTGGCATCGGACGACGCGTCGTACATCACCGGCCAGACGATCTTTGCCTGTGGCGGATTGACACTGTACCCGGAGTTCCGCGTGGCATGGTCCTCGGGCGAATAG
- a CDS encoding zf-HC2 domain-containing protein codes for MKPTADLSTTCKLVQPSAELYADGQLGLVESLALRQHLDGCPACRKQIECELRIRQVVRRSVKSLTVPSSLVMSVYAIIRAAGVNRISN; via the coding sequence ATGAAGCCAACTGCCGACCTTTCCACAACCTGCAAGCTGGTTCAGCCGTCGGCGGAGCTCTATGCCGACGGCCAACTCGGGCTTGTGGAGAGCCTGGCCCTGAGACAGCATCTCGATGGTTGTCCGGCCTGCCGGAAGCAGATTGAGTGCGAACTGCGGATTAGGCAGGTAGTGCGACGCAGTGTGAAGTCACTGACGGTCCCTTCGTCCCTGGTGATGAGTGTCTACGCAATCATCCGGGCCGCGGGTGTGAATCGAATCTCGAATTGA
- a CDS encoding YHS domain-containing (seleno)protein — translation MRQTAISLRARCMALATLVFLSATQVLAGPVDPVNKTGHGVAVKGYDVVAYFKQGKPVKGSAQFSTSWMGAAWWFTSSEDRDAFVAKPEQYAPQYGGYCSWAVSKGYTAEIDPEAWRIIDGKLYLNYSKDVQRKWAEDVQKRIAEANKNWPGLHK, via the coding sequence ATGAGACAGACAGCAATCTCCCTGCGGGCGCGGTGTATGGCGCTCGCCACTTTAGTATTCCTTTCCGCGACTCAGGTTCTGGCCGGCCCTGTGGATCCCGTGAACAAGACCGGACACGGCGTCGCTGTGAAGGGCTACGACGTTGTGGCGTACTTCAAACAAGGCAAGCCCGTAAAGGGGAGTGCCCAGTTCTCCACCTCTTGGATGGGGGCGGCATGGTGGTTCACCAGCAGCGAAGACAGAGATGCCTTCGTGGCGAAACCGGAGCAGTACGCGCCCCAATATGGCGGCTACTGTTCGTGGGCCGTCAGCAAGGGCTATACAGCGGAGATCGATCCTGAAGCCTGGAGGATCATCGACGGCAAGCTCTACCTCAACTACAGCAAGGACGTCCAGCGCAAGTGGGCCGAGGACGTCCAGAAGCGCATCGCCGAGGCCAACAAAAACTGGCCCGGACTCCACAAATAG
- a CDS encoding outer membrane beta-barrel protein, giving the protein MRTLPFARTIAAGLVAVCTLTAQEQAPRHEIGLTLGGLFGPSRDEAATKVNPDAGIAFQANYGYRLFGGRKAAVYGEVHFLASPNRGVESTNLNATRDFASLFVTPGIRVKLKPAARVSPYVVVGGGYGQFEQSTYLLNGDPNPAARRVHRGVFDYGAGVDAKLWRFVGLRAEIRDFYSGSPLYNLPTQSGGQHNVVAGGGLVLRFR; this is encoded by the coding sequence ATGAGGACTCTACCCTTCGCCCGGACTATTGCGGCCGGTCTCGTCGCCGTCTGCACACTCACCGCTCAGGAACAGGCGCCAAGGCACGAAATCGGCCTCACTTTGGGAGGGCTCTTCGGTCCGTCGCGCGACGAGGCGGCCACCAAGGTCAACCCAGATGCAGGCATCGCCTTCCAGGCCAACTACGGGTACCGCCTCTTCGGCGGCCGGAAGGCGGCGGTATATGGAGAAGTACATTTCCTGGCGAGTCCCAACCGAGGGGTGGAATCGACCAACCTCAACGCCACCCGCGACTTCGCCAGCCTCTTCGTGACGCCGGGCATCCGCGTCAAGCTGAAACCCGCCGCCAGAGTGTCTCCATATGTTGTGGTCGGCGGCGGGTACGGCCAGTTCGAACAGAGCACCTACCTTCTGAATGGCGATCCCAATCCGGCCGCTCGTCGCGTGCACCGGGGTGTTTTCGACTACGGAGCCGGAGTCGACGCGAAGCTGTGGCGCTTTGTAGGCCTGCGCGCCGAGATCCGCGACTTCTACTCCGGCAGTCCCCTCTACAATCTCCCCACGCAATCCGGCGGGCAGCACAACGTCGTGGCCGGCGGTGGACTGGTCCTGCGCTTCCGGTAG